Proteins co-encoded in one Medicago truncatula cultivar Jemalong A17 chromosome 8, MtrunA17r5.0-ANR, whole genome shotgun sequence genomic window:
- the LOC11426508 gene encoding protein DETOXIFICATION 16, whose translation MMRSERQELVIAELKRQLWLAVPLSSVGILQYILQTISIMFVGHLGTLPLSGASMATSFASVTGFTLLMGITSALDTFCGQSNGAEQYHMLGIHMQRAMIVVSIVSVFLAIIWANTKQILVVMHQDKAISKEAGSYALFLIPSLFAYGPLQCILKFLQTQNIVLPMVITSGIAALLHTLLCWLLVFEFKLGSKGAAISNSICYWVNVLLISLYVKFSSTCKQTWTGFSKRALQDLFVFLRLAIPSALMVCLKVWTFELMVLMSGLLPNPVIETSVLSICLNTFGLAWMIPFGCSCAVSIRVSNELGGGNPNGASLAVRVALSISFIAALFMVLSMILARKVWGHLYSDDKQVIRYVSAMMPILAISSFLDAIQSTLSGVLAGCGWQKIGAYVNLGSFYVVGVPCAVVLAFFVHMHAMGLWLGIISAFIVQTSLYIIFTIRSNWEEEAKKAQSRVERSTTTPNTTTLRDSISPSQKLEQIP comes from the exons ATGATGAGAAGTGAGAGACAAGAGTTAGTGATAGCAGAATTGAAGAGACAACTATGGTTAGCAGTTCCTCTGTCCTCTGTTGGAATCTTACAATACATTCTACAAACAATTTCTATTATGTTTGTTGGACATCTTGGTACTCTCCCACTTTCTGGTGCTTCCATGGCCACTTCCTTTGCATCTGTTACTGGCTTCACATTACTG ATGGGAATTACTAGTGCACTGGACACATTTTGTGGTCAATCAAATGGAGCAGAACAGTACCATATGCTTGGAATACACATGCAAAGAGCCATGATTGTGGTTTCAATTGTGAGTGTATTCCTTGCCATCATATGGGcaaatacaaaacaaattttaGTTGTTATGCATCAGGACAAAGCCATATCCAAGGAAGCTGGTTCATACGCGTTGTTTCTGATACCGAGTTTGTTCGCATATGGTCCTCTCCAGTGCATTCTCAAGTTCTTGCAAACACAAAACATTGTCCTCCCAATGGTGATAACTTCTGGGATTGCAGCTTTGCTTCATACCCTTTTGTGTTGgcttttggtttttgaatttaaGCTTGGAAGTAAAGGGGCAGCTATATCCAATTCTATATGTTATTGGGtcaatgtgttgttgatttcaCTCTATGTAAAATTTTCTTCTACTTGTAAACAAACATGGACAGGGTTTTCAAAGAGAGCTCTGCAGGATCTCTTTGTTTTCCTTAGACTTGCTATACCTTCAGCTCTCATGGTCTG CTTGAAAGTGTGGACTTTTGAATTGATGGTTCTCATGTCTGGTCTTCTTCCTAATCCAGTAATAGAAACTTCAGTGCTTTCAATATG CCTTAATACATTTGGTCTAGCTTGGATGATCCCTTTTGGGTGCAGTTGTGCTGTCAG CATACGGGTGTCGAATGAACTGGGAGGTGGAAATCCAAATGGTGCAAGTCTAGCAGTTCGTGTGGCGTTATCGATATCCTTCATTGCAGCCTTATTTATGGTTTTAAGTATGATTCTAGCCAGGAAAGTGTGGGGGCATCTTTACAGTGATGACAAACAAGTCATCAGATATGTGTCAGCTATGATGCCAATTTTGGCTATCTCCAGTTTCTTAGATGCCATCCAAAGTACACTTTCAG GTGTTCTTGCAGGATGCGGGTGGCAGAAGATCGGTGCCTATGTGAATCTTGGTTCATTTTATGTTGTAGGTGTACCATGTGCTGTTGTATTAGCCTTTTTTGTACACATGCATGCCATG GGACTGTGGTTAGGGATCATCTCTGCATTTATTGTGCAAACTTCACTTTACATAATTTTTACCATTCGTTCTAACTGGGAGGAAGAA gcAAAGAAAGCTCAAAGCAGAGTAGAGCGCTCAACCACCACCCCAAATACTACTACCCTCAGAGACAGCATTTCACCATCTCAAAAACTTGAACAAATTCCCTAA